One Defluviimonas aquaemixtae DNA window includes the following coding sequences:
- a CDS encoding TetR/AcrR family transcriptional regulator: MSATRRKFTRDDPESRRAALISATLRLMAGAGPQAATVRAIADEAGVSPGMIRHHFDTKDDLVNAAYGAHMAAQMEATEAAAGTGGSARARLARFVTASLMPPVVDPRTLSLWAAFIHMIRRDPAMRATHAESYLGYRDRLEQLIADALAEAGRTGDATRPLAIASNAVIDGLWLEAGALPEAFAPGEVTRVGLDSVGAILALDLGADEEAT, translated from the coding sequence ATGAGTGCCACAAGGCGGAAATTCACGCGCGACGACCCCGAAAGCCGGCGCGCGGCGCTGATCTCGGCGACGCTTCGGCTGATGGCGGGGGCGGGGCCGCAGGCCGCGACCGTGCGCGCAATCGCCGATGAGGCGGGCGTCTCCCCAGGCATGATCAGGCACCACTTCGACACCAAGGACGATCTCGTGAACGCCGCCTATGGCGCCCACATGGCCGCGCAGATGGAGGCGACCGAGGCCGCCGCCGGGACGGGTGGCAGCGCACGCGCCCGGCTCGCGCGGTTCGTCACGGCCTCGCTCATGCCACCGGTCGTCGATCCCCGGACCCTGTCGCTCTGGGCCGCGTTCATCCACATGATCCGCCGCGATCCGGCCATGCGGGCAACCCACGCGGAAAGCTATCTCGGCTATCGTGACCGGCTGGAGCAGCTGATCGCCGACGCGCTGGCCGAAGCGGGACGCACGGGCGACGCGACGCGTCCGCTCGCCATCGCCAGCAACGCGGTCATCGACGGGCTGTGGCTCGAAGCCGGCGCGCTGCCCGAGGCGTTCGCGCCCGGCGAAGTGACGCGCGTGGGTCTCGACTCGGTAGGCGCGATCCTCGCGCTCGACCTCGGCGCGGATGAGGAGGCGACATGA
- a CDS encoding pyridoxal phosphate-dependent aminotransferase — protein sequence MNHSPILDRLAGLGGAKWEVYFAAQAMARAGRDVIDLTIGNPDVPVPDDLAEAAIAAIRAGRTQYSDGRGERALRTALAERYTRRAGRAVSPEQVLCFPGTQTALFAVLTGLAEAGTEVLVGDPMYATYEGVVAASGAALVPVPLRPESGFRIAADDIARRITPASRAILLNTPHNPTGAVLGAEDIAAIGAVATRHDLWLVVDEVYEELVFDGTVFASPFDVAALADRTIVVSSISKSHAAPGFRSGWCVAPRAFADRLLPLSEVMLFGNQPFIADMTVKAVSRPSEAAKGMRTRFATRAGRLAEALSTETNLVVQTPQAGMFALIDVRASGRSDRDYALDLLDSEGVAVMPGTTFGTTLQGWVRVALTVDDARFGDATRRIIRRASTLARTGATA from the coding sequence ATGAACCATTCCCCGATCCTCGACCGCCTCGCCGGCCTCGGCGGCGCGAAATGGGAGGTCTACTTCGCCGCGCAGGCCATGGCGCGGGCTGGCCGCGACGTGATCGACCTGACGATCGGCAATCCCGACGTGCCGGTCCCCGACGACCTGGCCGAGGCCGCCATCGCCGCGATCCGCGCCGGTCGGACGCAATATTCCGACGGACGCGGCGAACGCGCGCTCCGCACCGCGCTGGCCGAGCGTTACACCCGCCGCGCCGGGCGGGCGGTGTCGCCAGAACAGGTGCTCTGCTTCCCCGGCACCCAGACCGCGCTATTCGCCGTCCTGACGGGCCTCGCCGAGGCGGGCACAGAGGTGCTCGTCGGGGACCCGATGTACGCGACCTACGAAGGCGTCGTCGCGGCGAGCGGCGCGGCCCTCGTCCCCGTGCCGCTCCGACCCGAGAGCGGGTTCCGCATCGCGGCCGACGACATCGCCCGGCGGATCACGCCCGCCTCGCGCGCAATCCTTCTCAACACGCCCCACAATCCCACCGGCGCCGTTCTCGGCGCGGAGGATATCGCGGCGATCGGCGCGGTCGCCACCCGGCACGATCTCTGGCTCGTCGTGGACGAGGTCTATGAGGAGCTCGTCTTCGACGGCACTGTTTTCGCCTCGCCCTTCGATGTCGCCGCGCTCGCCGACCGCACGATCGTCGTCTCCTCGATTTCCAAGTCCCACGCCGCGCCCGGCTTCCGGTCGGGCTGGTGCGTCGCGCCGCGCGCCTTCGCCGACCGGCTGCTGCCGCTGTCCGAGGTCATGCTCTTCGGCAACCAGCCCTTCATCGCCGACATGACGGTGAAGGCCGTGTCGCGCCCCTCCGAGGCGGCGAAGGGAATGCGGACGCGCTTCGCCACCCGGGCCGGGCGGCTGGCCGAGGCGCTCTCTACGGAGACAAACCTCGTAGTCCAGACGCCCCAGGCCGGAATGTTCGCACTCATCGACGTCCGCGCGTCAGGGCGTTCGGACCGCGACTACGCGCTCGACCTGCTCGACTCTGAAGGCGTCGCGGTGATGCCCGGCACGACCTTCGGCACCACGCTTCAGGGCTGGGTCCGCGTCGCCCTGACCGTCGACGACGCCCGCTTCGGGGATGCGACCCGGCGCATTATCCGCCGCGCCTCAACCCTCGCCAGAACCGGAGCCACCGCATGA
- a CDS encoding 5-guanidino-2-oxopentanoate decarboxylase, with product MTTIGEALVRALEARGVDTVFGIPGVHTVELYRGLEGTRIRHVTPRHEQGAGFMADGYARISGRPGVAFVITGPGMTNMMTPMGQARADSVPMIVISGVNRRDSLGKGLGHLHELPDQRGMTALVARSSDRIERADDLAAALDRAFAAATGDRPGPAHIEVPIDVFGLPALALAPPSTPTAPRPDAEAIRRAAVLLGGANAPLILAGGGAKFENAALTALAERLGAPVVQTVNARGLMHGHPLTVPASPSLDAVRALIRAADVVLALGTELGPTDYDMYGGGGLPQPRRMIRVDISAGQLARHPADIAIEGALSDVLPALADGVPAAMDRDGPARAAATRKAARAALDPPMRAQIAMLEAVRDTVPGAVFIGDSTQAIYAGNLCYDHDRPAGWFNAATGFGALGYAIPAAIGAALAAPDAPVICLAGDGGAQFTLPEIMTAVDERLPITFLIWNNYAYQEIAASMEAKGIAVVGCHPTPPDFAHIARACGIPHARIKMRPEALRDALLRLGRESGPVMIEIDAKD from the coding sequence ATGACCACCATCGGCGAAGCCCTCGTCCGCGCGCTCGAAGCGCGCGGCGTCGACACCGTTTTCGGCATACCCGGCGTCCATACTGTCGAGCTGTATCGCGGCCTCGAAGGAACGAGGATCCGTCACGTCACGCCGCGCCACGAACAGGGCGCGGGCTTCATGGCCGATGGCTATGCGCGCATCTCGGGCCGTCCCGGCGTCGCCTTCGTCATCACCGGCCCGGGCATGACGAACATGATGACGCCGATGGGTCAGGCGCGGGCGGATTCGGTGCCGATGATCGTGATCTCCGGCGTCAACCGGCGCGACTCGCTCGGCAAGGGGCTCGGCCACTTGCACGAACTGCCCGATCAGCGCGGCATGACGGCGCTCGTCGCGCGGTCCTCGGACCGCATCGAACGGGCGGATGACCTCGCCGCCGCGCTGGACCGCGCCTTCGCCGCGGCGACGGGCGACCGGCCGGGGCCGGCTCATATCGAGGTGCCGATCGACGTCTTCGGCCTTCCGGCCCTCGCCCTGGCCCCCCCGTCAACGCCCACCGCGCCGCGTCCCGACGCGGAAGCGATCCGGCGCGCTGCGGTTCTCCTCGGTGGTGCCAACGCCCCTCTCATCCTCGCCGGAGGCGGCGCGAAGTTCGAAAACGCCGCACTCACCGCTTTGGCCGAACGGCTGGGCGCGCCGGTCGTTCAGACGGTGAACGCGCGCGGCCTGATGCACGGCCACCCGCTTACCGTGCCCGCCAGCCCGAGCCTCGACGCGGTCCGCGCGCTCATCCGTGCCGCTGACGTCGTGCTCGCCCTCGGAACGGAACTCGGCCCCACGGACTACGACATGTATGGCGGCGGCGGCCTGCCCCAGCCCCGCCGGATGATCCGCGTCGACATCTCCGCCGGACAACTCGCCCGCCATCCCGCCGACATCGCCATCGAAGGCGCGCTATCAGACGTCCTCCCAGCGTTGGCCGATGGGGTTCCCGCCGCGATGGATCGTGACGGCCCTGCCCGCGCGGCGGCCACCCGCAAGGCGGCCCGCGCGGCGCTCGATCCCCCGATGCGGGCCCAGATCGCGATGCTTGAGGCGGTGCGCGACACGGTGCCCGGCGCCGTCTTCATCGGCGATTCCACGCAAGCCATCTACGCCGGCAACCTCTGCTACGACCACGACCGGCCCGCCGGATGGTTCAACGCCGCGACCGGCTTCGGCGCGCTCGGCTACGCCATCCCGGCCGCCATCGGCGCGGCGCTCGCGGCGCCGGACGCGCCCGTCATCTGCCTCGCCGGCGACGGCGGCGCGCAGTTCACCCTGCCCGAGATCATGACGGCGGTGGACGAAAGGTTGCCCATCACCTTCCTCATCTGGAACAACTACGCCTATCAGGAGATCGCCGCGTCGATGGAGGCCAAGGGCATCGCGGTCGTCGGCTGCCACCCGACGCCGCCCGATTTCGCGCATATCGCTCGCGCCTGCGGCATTCCGCACGCCCGCATCAAGATGCGGCCAGAGGCGCTCAGAGATGCGCTCCTCCGGCTCGGGCGCGAATCCGGCCCCGTGATGATCGAGATCGACGCGAAAGACTGA
- a CDS encoding TIGR00730 family Rossman fold protein, protein MKDDPRQHPFRHSQQDVEAADRIPDTPQTRAPAYRLAFTDPDFLCREELRPVRLQLELLKPQMIMDERGIESTIVLMGSARIPDPTGTAVQAEPPLIETGGGARHDEAAGAAALSHWYDEARRLARLMTEKSLKSYGREDVIVTGGGPGIMEAGNRGAMDAGGASIGLNIVLPHEQAPNEYVTPDLCFNFHYFAIRKMHFLMRAKALCIFPGGFGTLDELFESLTLIQTGRMRPVPFLLFGRAFWEAVINWQALVEAGTISPEDIKLFRFVETADEAVEIINGAEDGS, encoded by the coding sequence ATGAAAGACGACCCACGCCAGCACCCGTTCCGCCACAGCCAGCAGGACGTCGAGGCCGCCGACCGCATTCCGGACACGCCCCAGACGCGCGCGCCGGCCTACCGGCTGGCCTTCACCGATCCCGATTTCCTGTGCCGCGAGGAGTTGAGGCCCGTGCGGCTCCAGCTCGAACTTCTGAAGCCGCAGATGATCATGGACGAACGCGGCATCGAATCGACCATCGTTCTGATGGGCAGCGCCCGCATCCCCGATCCGACAGGGACGGCGGTACAGGCCGAGCCGCCGCTGATCGAGACCGGGGGCGGCGCCCGGCACGACGAAGCGGCTGGCGCGGCGGCTTTGTCGCACTGGTACGATGAGGCCCGCAGGCTCGCCCGGCTCATGACGGAAAAAAGCCTCAAGAGCTACGGGCGCGAGGACGTGATCGTCACCGGCGGCGGGCCCGGCATCATGGAGGCGGGCAATCGCGGCGCGATGGATGCGGGCGGCGCTTCGATCGGGTTGAATATCGTCCTGCCGCACGAGCAGGCGCCAAACGAATACGTGACGCCGGATCTGTGCTTCAACTTCCACTACTTCGCGATCCGCAAGATGCATTTCCTGATGCGCGCCAAGGCGCTCTGCATCTTCCCGGGCGGGTTCGGCACGCTCGACGAGCTGTTCGAGAGCCTGACGCTCATTCAGACCGGGCGGATGCGGCCCGTGCCCTTCCTGCTTTTTGGCCGTGCCTTCTGGGAGGCCGTCATCAACTGGCAGGCGCTGGTCGAGGCGGGCACGATCTCGCCGGAGGACATCAAGCTGTTCCGCTTTGTGGAGACCGCCGACGAGGCCGTGGAGATCATCAACGGCGCAGAAGACGGCTCGTAG
- the dapD gene encoding 2,3,4,5-tetrahydropyridine-2,6-dicarboxylate N-succinyltransferase → MSNAALETAIEAAWEARDTITPATGGETRDAIGATLEALDSGKLRVAERRADGDWHVNQWAKKAVLLGFRIRDTEVQSGGPNGAVWWDKVAPKFVGWGENRWKQAGFRAAAGCIVRHSAYVAPGVVLMPSFVNLGAYVDEGTMVDTWATVGSCAQIGKNVHLSGGVGIGGVLEPMQAGPTIIEDNCFIGARSEVVEGCIVREGSVLGMGVFIGKSTKIVDRETGNVTYGEVPAGSVVVAGSMPSKNGINLYCAVIVKKVDAQTRSKTSINELLRD, encoded by the coding sequence ATGTCCAATGCCGCACTCGAAACCGCCATCGAAGCCGCCTGGGAGGCGCGCGACACGATCACGCCCGCGACAGGGGGCGAAACCCGCGACGCGATCGGCGCCACGCTCGAAGCGCTCGACAGCGGCAAGCTCCGGGTAGCCGAGCGGCGGGCGGACGGCGACTGGCACGTGAACCAGTGGGCCAAGAAGGCGGTTCTGCTCGGTTTCCGCATCCGTGACACCGAGGTGCAGAGCGGTGGGCCCAATGGCGCCGTCTGGTGGGACAAGGTCGCGCCAAAATTCGTCGGGTGGGGCGAGAACAGATGGAAACAGGCGGGATTCCGCGCCGCGGCCGGCTGCATCGTCCGCCACTCCGCCTATGTCGCGCCCGGCGTCGTGCTGATGCCCTCCTTCGTCAATCTCGGCGCCTATGTCGACGAGGGCACGATGGTCGATACCTGGGCCACCGTCGGCTCCTGCGCCCAGATCGGCAAGAACGTCCACCTCTCGGGCGGCGTCGGCATCGGGGGCGTCCTCGAGCCAATGCAGGCCGGCCCGACGATCATCGAGGACAACTGCTTCATCGGCGCCCGCTCCGAGGTCGTCGAGGGCTGCATCGTGCGCGAAGGCTCGGTCCTCGGCATGGGCGTCTTCATCGGCAAGTCAACGAAGATCGTCGACCGCGAGACCGGAAACGTCACCTATGGCGAGGTGCCGGCCGGGTCAGTCGTCGTCGCGGGCTCCATGCCGTCGAAGAACGGCATCAACCTCTACTGCGCGGTTATCGTGAAGAAGGTCGACGCGCAGACCCGCTCGAAGACCTCGATCAACGAACTTCTGCGCGACTGA
- a CDS encoding GlsB/YeaQ/YmgE family stress response membrane protein yields the protein MGIGFFGAIIVGGLAGWIASMIMKADTGVFANVGLGILGAVLLNGLLRLLSIYPAEAWIPQLVVGIVGASLLIWIWRRMRG from the coding sequence ATGGGCATCGGATTCTTCGGCGCGATCATCGTCGGCGGGCTGGCGGGCTGGATCGCCAGTATGATCATGAAGGCCGACACCGGCGTCTTCGCCAACGTCGGCCTCGGCATCCTGGGGGCTGTCCTGCTTAACGGTCTGTTGAGACTCCTGTCGATCTATCCGGCCGAAGCCTGGATTCCCCAGCTGGTCGTCGGGATAGTTGGGGCCAGCCTGCTGATCTGGATCTGGCGGCGTATGAGGGGCTAA
- the trxA gene encoding thioredoxin — translation MLEFGQKQDAPAGAADLIRDVTEADFMKEVIEASAQVPVIVDFWAPWCGPCKTLGPALEAAVTAAKGKVRMAKVNVDENQQIAAQLRIQSIPTVYAFWQGKPVDGFQGAVAGSEIKAFVDKLAGLAGDGGLGEALEAAEAMLTEGAAVDAAETFAAILGEEPENAAAYGGLVRAHLAMGNEEQAEGLLNAVPAAIATAAEIEAARAQLALAKQAADAGPVAELLDRVLSHPDDHQARFDLAQALHASGKVEGAVEELLELFRRDREWNDGAAKRQLFTIFEALKPTDPIVLKGRRRLSSMIFA, via the coding sequence ATGCTCGAATTCGGCCAGAAACAGGACGCGCCGGCCGGTGCTGCGGATTTGATCCGCGACGTCACCGAAGCGGATTTCATGAAAGAGGTGATCGAGGCGAGCGCCCAGGTGCCCGTCATCGTCGATTTCTGGGCGCCGTGGTGTGGGCCCTGCAAGACGCTCGGCCCCGCGCTCGAAGCCGCCGTCACGGCGGCCAAGGGCAAGGTTCGCATGGCCAAGGTCAACGTGGACGAAAACCAGCAGATCGCCGCCCAGCTCCGCATCCAGTCCATCCCGACCGTTTACGCGTTCTGGCAGGGCAAGCCGGTCGACGGCTTCCAGGGCGCGGTCGCGGGCTCCGAGATCAAGGCCTTCGTCGACAAGCTCGCCGGGCTCGCAGGCGACGGCGGCCTCGGCGAAGCGCTTGAGGCGGCCGAAGCGATGCTGACCGAAGGCGCCGCCGTCGATGCCGCCGAGACCTTCGCCGCGATCCTCGGCGAAGAGCCGGAAAACGCCGCCGCCTATGGCGGGCTCGTCCGCGCCCATCTCGCGATGGGCAACGAGGAGCAGGCCGAAGGGCTCCTGAACGCCGTTCCCGCCGCGATCGCCACCGCCGCCGAGATCGAAGCCGCCCGTGCGCAGCTCGCGCTTGCGAAGCAGGCCGCCGATGCCGGCCCGGTTGCTGAACTCCTGGACCGCGTCCTGTCGCATCCCGACGACCATCAGGCGCGCTTCGATCTCGCCCAGGCGCTGCACGCCTCCGGCAAGGTCGAGGGCGCGGTCGAGGAGCTGCTCGAACTCTTCCGCCGCGATCGCGAGTGGAACGACGGCGCGGCGAAGAGGCAGCTCTTCACCATTTTCGAGGCTCTGAAGCCGACCGACCCGATCGTTCTGAAGGGCCGGCGCAGACTTTCGTCGATGATCTTTGCCTGA
- a CDS encoding LON peptidase substrate-binding domain-containing protein, which translates to MQLRGDLPEKIPLFPLPGALLLPRARLPLQIFEPRYLAMLEDVLKVPDRLIGMIQPRPGPDGQPRLAAIGCAGRVTAFSETDDGRYMITLTGISRFRLMREVSGFAPYLSGEIAWQDFTRDLGPPERDAGFDRAVFLGILQRYFLDQKLSTDWDSLKEAEDELLVNSLAMLCPFDPEEKQALLEAPSLATRRETLVTLMEFALRGGGEEVVQ; encoded by the coding sequence ATGCAACTGCGCGGCGACCTGCCCGAGAAGATCCCGCTTTTCCCCTTGCCGGGGGCTCTGCTTCTTCCGCGCGCGCGCCTGCCGCTGCAGATCTTCGAGCCGCGCTATCTCGCCATGCTCGAAGATGTGCTGAAAGTGCCCGACCGCCTCATCGGCATGATCCAGCCGCGCCCCGGCCCCGATGGCCAGCCGCGCCTTGCGGCGATCGGCTGCGCCGGCCGCGTCACCGCGTTTTCCGAAACCGATGACGGGCGCTACATGATCACGCTCACCGGCATCTCGCGCTTTCGCCTCATGCGCGAGGTCTCTGGGTTCGCGCCCTATCTCTCGGGCGAGATCGCCTGGCAGGATTTCACCCGCGACCTTGGCCCGCCCGAGCGCGACGCGGGCTTCGACCGCGCCGTGTTCCTGGGGATCCTGCAGCGCTATTTTCTGGACCAGAAGCTGTCGACCGATTGGGACAGCCTGAAGGAGGCCGAGGACGAGCTTCTGGTCAATTCGCTCGCCATGCTTTGCCCCTTCGACCCTGAGGAAAAGCAGGCGCTCCTCGAAGCGCCGTCGCTCGCGACGCGGCGCGAGACGCTGGTGACGCTCATGGAATTCGCACTGAGGGGCGGCGGCGAGGAGGTCGTGCAATGA
- a CDS encoding Trm112 family protein: MSEETQFDRRMLEALVCPLTHAPLRYDAETQELISKSAGLAFPIRSGIPVLLVDEARQIE, from the coding sequence ATGAGCGAGGAAACCCAGTTCGACCGCCGGATGCTCGAAGCGCTCGTCTGCCCGCTGACCCACGCACCTTTGCGCTATGACGCCGAAACGCAAGAGCTGATCTCGAAATCCGCCGGCCTCGCCTTTCCGATCCGGAGCGGCATCCCCGTATTGCTCGTCGACGAGGCGCGGCAGATCGAGTGA
- a CDS encoding alpha/beta fold hydrolase → MSARDLIAEWKAQGAPLSVPGANSRIWRVGSGPPVVCLHGVPASGFLYRKVIAALSARGMEGITFDLPGLGFADRPESFDYSWTGLSRWTEEALAAAGIGKFHLVVHDIGGPIGFELATRNPDRILSLTALNTLVDVASFHRPWMMEPFAWPVLGRLWLAPMETPVLWLLMRYSGMLGAPSYSEIMAYGALLKREDGGRAFLKIMRGFERTEAFETRIKKGLKARRYPAQVIWGRSDPALRMNKYAPSVCEALGLEGWHEVAGKHFVQEDSFEEIAERISSIAAQS, encoded by the coding sequence GTGTCAGCGAGAGATCTGATTGCCGAGTGGAAGGCACAGGGCGCCCCGTTGTCGGTTCCGGGGGCGAATTCGCGCATCTGGCGGGTCGGAAGCGGGCCGCCGGTGGTTTGCCTGCATGGCGTCCCCGCCTCGGGATTTCTGTACCGGAAGGTCATCGCCGCCCTCTCCGCTCGCGGCATGGAAGGCATCACATTCGATCTTCCCGGACTTGGCTTCGCAGATCGCCCCGAGAGTTTCGACTATTCCTGGACCGGCTTGTCGCGCTGGACCGAAGAGGCGCTCGCGGCGGCGGGCATCGGGAAATTTCATCTTGTGGTCCATGACATCGGCGGCCCCATCGGCTTCGAACTGGCGACGCGGAACCCTGACCGCATATTGTCGCTGACCGCCCTGAACACGCTGGTCGATGTGGCGTCCTTTCACCGGCCCTGGATGATGGAGCCGTTCGCATGGCCGGTTCTCGGCCGCCTGTGGCTCGCGCCGATGGAGACGCCGGTCTTGTGGCTGCTCATGCGCTATTCGGGCATGCTCGGCGCGCCGTCCTACTCCGAAATCATGGCCTACGGGGCCCTGCTCAAGCGCGAGGACGGGGGCCGCGCATTCCTCAAGATCATGCGCGGTTTCGAACGCACGGAAGCCTTCGAGACCCGCATTAAGAAGGGCCTGAAGGCGCGGCGCTATCCCGCGCAGGTAATCTGGGGCCGAAGCGATCCGGCACTCAGGATGAACAAATATGCCCCCAGTGTGTGTGAGGCTCTCGGCCTGGAAGGCTGGCATGAAGTCGCCGGAAAGCATTTCGTGCAGGAGGACAGCTTCGAAGAGATCGCCGAGAGGATATCGTCGATCGCCGCGCAGAGCTGA
- a CDS encoding FAD-dependent monooxygenase — MAIDADVIITGGGLNGPALALALAQAGITVVVIDAQPARARAAAEFDGRAYALAIASKRLLGAIGVWDRVEGETQPILEIKASDGRPGEGPAPFFLHFDAAEIEEGPMGFMLEDRHLYAAFLDAMEAEARITHLPATTVTAQEAGPAGITVTLSDGRELTGRVLAGCDGRASGTAERAGIRRTGWGYGQTALVCAVAHERPHEGIAHQFFMPSGPLAILPLQGNRSSIVWSETEKEARAIAALNDEDFLAVLRPRFGDFLGRIELAGGRFTYPLSLTLADSYIAERLALVGDAAHGVHPIAGQGLNFGFRDVGALAEVLVEAHRRGEDIGAADVLERYQRWRRFDATALALGMDTVNRLFSNDNPLLRAARDVGMGIVGSLPGLRRAFIRQAAGIAGHPPRLLQGHPL; from the coding sequence ATGGCTATTGACGCGGATGTCATCATCACCGGGGGTGGGCTGAACGGCCCGGCCTTGGCGCTCGCGCTGGCGCAGGCGGGGATCACGGTCGTGGTGATCGACGCGCAGCCGGCCCGCGCCCGTGCGGCGGCGGAGTTCGACGGCCGGGCCTACGCGCTCGCCATCGCATCGAAGCGTCTGCTGGGCGCAATCGGCGTCTGGGACCGGGTCGAGGGCGAAACCCAGCCGATCCTCGAGATCAAGGCGAGCGACGGGCGACCGGGCGAAGGTCCCGCGCCGTTCTTCCTGCATTTCGACGCTGCCGAGATCGAGGAAGGCCCGATGGGCTTCATGCTGGAGGACCGCCACCTCTACGCGGCCTTCCTTGACGCGATGGAGGCCGAGGCGCGGATCACCCATCTGCCCGCCACGACCGTCACGGCGCAGGAGGCCGGGCCCGCCGGGATCACGGTCACACTGTCGGACGGGCGCGAGTTGACTGGCCGGGTGCTTGCGGGCTGTGACGGGCGCGCCTCGGGCACCGCCGAGCGTGCGGGCATCCGGCGCACTGGCTGGGGTTACGGCCAGACCGCGCTCGTTTGCGCGGTGGCGCACGAACGGCCGCATGAAGGGATCGCGCATCAGTTCTTCATGCCGTCGGGACCGCTCGCCATCCTGCCTTTGCAGGGCAACCGGTCCTCCATCGTCTGGAGCGAGACCGAGAAAGAGGCCCGCGCCATCGCCGCGCTGAACGACGAGGATTTCCTCGCGGTGCTGCGCCCGCGCTTCGGCGATTTCCTCGGCCGGATCGAGCTTGCGGGCGGGCGGTTCACCTATCCCCTGAGCCTGACGCTTGCCGACAGCTACATCGCGGAGCGCCTCGCGCTCGTCGGCGACGCGGCGCACGGTGTCCACCCGATCGCGGGTCAGGGCCTGAACTTCGGCTTTCGCGACGTGGGCGCACTGGCCGAGGTGCTAGTCGAGGCGCATCGGCGCGGCGAAGATATCGGGGCGGCGGATGTGCTGGAGCGCTACCAGCGATGGCGGCGGTTCGACGCGACCGCGCTCGCGCTCGGCATGGACACGGTCAACCGCCTGTTTTCCAATGATAATCCACTGTTACGCGCGGCGCGCGATGTCGGCATGGGTATCGTGGGCAGCCTGCCCGGCCTGCGCCGGGCGTTCATCCGACAGGCCGCCGGGATCGCGGGGCACCCTCCCCGGCTTCTGCAGGGCCACCCACTCTGA
- a CDS encoding amidase, whose product MAEWREMSAADLGRAIGRGEIDPEELTAAHLDAIRVHAFRDRIYARVTEARALEEAKAAAKRAKAGQRLSALDGVPISWKDLFDTAGTATEAGSLLLEGRVPGADAEVLRNATLQGLVCLGKTHMTELAFSGLGLNPKTATPPNIHDPALAPGGSSSGAAASVAFGLAAAGIGSDTGGSVRVPAAWNDLVGLKTTSGRLSLKGVVPLCARFDTVGPLTRTVEDAALLLAAMEGAKPADLRAATLKDARFLVLENVALDDIRPEPLAGFNHALERINDAGATLVRGAVPELAHAMDLSGILFTTEAYGTWKSEIEAAPEKMFPPVRDRFRSGAGHSGADYVAAWRWLEEIRAIWAERTAGYDAVLVPTVPNLPPEAERLLTDNDYFVAENLLTLRNTRIGNLMGLSALTLPTGLPATGITLLGRPFAEERLLRLGAAAETALR is encoded by the coding sequence ATGGCCGAATGGCGGGAGATGAGCGCGGCGGATCTCGGCCGGGCGATCGGGCGTGGCGAGATCGACCCCGAGGAACTGACGGCGGCGCATCTTGACGCGATCAGGGTCCACGCCTTTCGCGATCGAATCTACGCCCGCGTAACCGAGGCGCGCGCGCTCGAAGAAGCGAAGGCGGCCGCGAAGCGGGCGAAGGCGGGGCAGCGGCTTTCGGCCCTCGACGGGGTGCCGATCTCGTGGAAAGACCTCTTCGACACCGCCGGCACCGCGACCGAGGCGGGCTCGCTCCTCCTCGAAGGCCGCGTGCCGGGGGCGGATGCCGAGGTGCTGCGGAACGCCACCCTTCAGGGCCTCGTCTGCCTCGGCAAGACCCATATGACCGAACTCGCCTTCTCCGGCCTCGGGCTCAACCCCAAGACCGCGACGCCGCCCAACATCCACGACCCCGCGCTTGCGCCCGGCGGCTCGTCCTCGGGCGCGGCGGCATCGGTCGCCTTCGGCCTTGCCGCGGCGGGGATCGGCTCCGACACCGGCGGCTCGGTCCGCGTGCCCGCCGCGTGGAACGACCTCGTCGGGCTCAAGACCACCTCAGGCCGCCTCTCGCTGAAAGGCGTCGTGCCGCTTTGCGCGCGCTTCGACACAGTCGGCCCGCTGACCCGCACGGTCGAGGATGCCGCCCTCCTGCTCGCCGCGATGGAGGGGGCGAAGCCCGCCGATCTGCGCGCCGCGACGCTGAAAGACGCGCGCTTCCTCGTGCTGGAAAACGTCGCGCTCGACGATATCCGCCCCGAGCCGCTGGCAGGGTTCAACCATGCGCTCGAACGGATCAACGATGCCGGGGCGACCCTAGTCCGCGGCGCGGTGCCGGAACTCGCCCATGCGATGGACTTGTCGGGCATTCTCTTCACGACCGAAGCCTATGGCACCTGGAAGTCCGAGATCGAAGCCGCGCCCGAGAAGATGTTTCCGCCCGTCCGCGACCGCTTCCGCTCCGGCGCGGGGCATTCCGGGGCCGACTACGTCGCCGCCTGGCGCTGGCTCGAGGAAATCCGCGCGATCTGGGCCGAGCGCACGGCCGGATACGACGCGGTTCTCGTGCCGACGGTCCCGAACCTGCCGCCCGAAGCAGAGCGCTTGCTCACCGACAACGACTACTTCGTCGCCGAAAACCTGCTGACGCTCCGCAATACGAGGATCGGCAACCTGATGGGGCTTTCGGCGCTGACGCTGCCCACCGGCCTTCCCGCGACCGGCATCACGCTCCTCGGCCGCCCCTTCGCCGAAGAACGGCTTCTCAGGCTCGGCGCGGCGGCAGAGACCGCACTGCGCTGA